Within Micavibrio sp. TMED2, the genomic segment TGTTTCGGCTGGCCGCAATTCCGCCTGAACAGAATAAAGCCAAATGGCTGAATCTGTTTTATAAGATCACGTTCCTGATCGGTGATCTCATGGCCTGCAACGCCAAATGTGACAGCTGTCGGTCGGGACATGGGTTACCTGTAAGAAGGGCATGAGGCGACGCCAATCGCCCATGCCGGAAAAAGACCTAATCGCGCGTTATAAGACAATCGGTACCTCGAGATTTCAGCTGACCGCAAACCGCAGAGGCATCATCCCGCGACAGCACACCGGCCTGAACCCGATAGTAGATACCGCGTGCGCCGAGATCAGCGCGCTGAACCTTGAGATCGAGATTGCCGAGCAGATCCTGATTGGCATTCTGGAACCGCCGCCATTCACGGATTGCCGCTTCCTGACTGCCCACAGAGGCCAGCTGTATCCGCCAGCCATCCCCAGCAGGCGGTGGCGCTGGCTGTACCGATGGCGGCACGCTGCTGACACTTGTTGCCTGCTGCTGTGGCTGTTGTTGTGGAGCAGCTTGCTGGGCAGGTACTGCCGGAACCGCAACCGGTGCCCGCTGGTTTACGACCGAACCGCGAACAATACCGGTCGACACCGGTGCCGGTGCGCGAGCAGAAGCTGGCAAATTATTGATTTCATTCAAGCTATGTGCTGTCTGTGGTACCGGTTGCTGCTCCGGCACACTGGCAACCTGACCGCCGCTGGCTGGCCCGACCGGACGCTCCGGTGGCAGCGGTATCAGACGCGGGGCATCCTGTTGTGTGGCAGGACTTTGCGCCGGTGCTTGCTCAACGGGTGGTTGCTGTGGCTGATCAGAACTGATCGTGACCGGTGGCAAACGGTTCGGCGAGCGGATTTCAATGGTGCCGTCGGCTGAGCGGTTGGCCTGTACCGGGGTTGTGGTGATCGGTGCCCGCGCCGGTTCGTTCGGGGTGGTTCCCGCCGGGCGCTGCAGTACTAGCTCCACATCGCCCTCGACCGGGCCTGATGGCATGACCGGATCGGCATTCTGGCGCAGGCTGTTGCGGTAAACCAGCGTGCCGCTCTCATCGGTCAGACCAAGCGCGCCACCGGGACGAAGCCCACCCTGCGCTGCTGTCAGCGGCACTTCAGAAGATGCAATGGTGCCGCGATGGATAAGCCGCTGCTCACCCGCTGCATTCGGTGCCTGAATATATGTCCCACCCGATTGCTGGGCCGATTGCTGAACCGGGGTCAGCAAATCACGCTCTGGATGGCGCTGCGGAATTGGTGGCCAGACGGAATGGCTGACATCATCAACCGAAGCGGTTTGAACCGGTTGCGCGGGTGCAGATTGTCTGGGTGCTGCTTGCTGGGAGGGTTGCTGGATAGGCGCAGCTGGCCTCGCAAACAGGCTTTCCCCCTCACCCGACGCAACGGTCCTTGGCGGAATGGTTGCAACCGGCTCTGGCGTTTCCGGCACTGCAAGCTGTTCGGCTACCGGCTCAAGCGCCTCTACAGTTATGGCTGCCGTCTGGTCATCAGTACTCTGCGTTGCATCCGGCTCGACAAGGTCGACAACCACATCGGGTTCTGTTTCCACCGGGATGGGTTCCGGCTCGAGTGTCATCTGCGGCAGTTCCGATGGCGGTGTCAGGGTCGGCAGTACCGGTTCCTGACCCGGCTGTATCCGGTCATAGAGCGCCATATCCTGAAACGGTATTTCGAGACCGCCGGGATTGGTCGGGCGTATCTTGATCGGATCGCCGCTGGCCGTGATCAGGGGAACGTTACCCCGCCCGCCGATCTGGCTGTAGCTGTACCAGAGGATCGCCACGAGGAGCAGACCGCCAACAGCCGCTGCGATGATCCATTTCGGGTCAATCGCCGGGGCCTCATACTCATCTTCCGGACCATTGAAGTCCCCGAATGCCTCAAGCCCATCAGCATGGGCGAGCGCATCCAGATCATGGTCTGAGATGTAGCGGTTCATCACATCTCCTCAACAGGTTTAACCCCCATCACGGCAAGACCGGATCGAATAACGATCGCTACAGCCTCAACCAGCGCCAGACGCGCCAGTGTCAGGGGTTCATCATCAGCAACAATAAACCTCAGGGTGGCATCGTCTTTCCCTGCCGTCCACAAGCTGTGGAACGCAGAAGCCAGATCATACAGGTAAAACGCCACCCTGTGCGGCTCACGTGCCACGGCTGCCTGCTCAACCAGCCTTGGCCAGGCCGCCAGCAGCTTGATAAGCGACATTTCAGCATCACTCGATAACCGGCTCAAATCGCTATTCAATATCGATTCTGTCGCCAGCGATGCCGCAGGCAGCGCCTCGGCCGCCATCCGCTTGACCGAATGACAGCGGGCATGAGCGTAGTGGACATAGAAGACCGGGTTGTCCCGCGACTGCTCCTTGACCCTTGCGTAATCGAAGTCGAGTTGCTGGTCATGGCGACGGGTCAGCATGGCAAACCGCACCACATCAGGCCCGAGTTCATCGAGCAGATCACGGAGGGTAACGAAGGTTCCGGCCCGTTTCGACATGCGTACCGGCTTGCCGTTATCGAACATATGGACGATCTGGCAGAGAATGACATCAAAGCTGACCTTGCCGCCGGAAATCGCCTGAATCGCCGCCTGCATCCGCTTGACGTAACCGCCATGATCGGCGCCCCAGACATCAATCTGCTGGTCGCAGCCGCGTTGCAGCTTGTCATAGTGATAGGCGATATCGGAGGCGAAATAGGTCCAGCCGCCATCCGACTTCTTCAACGGGCGGTCCACATCGTCACCAAACTCGGTGGCCTTGAACAGGGTCTGCTCACGCGGCTCCCAGTCATCGGGGGTTTTGCCCTTCGGCGGCTCCAGAATGCCCTCATAGATATGCCCGCCAGCAACCAGCGCATCAAAGGCCCGCTGGACCGCACCTTCGGTCACCAGTGCCCGTTCAGAACTGAACACCGATTGATCGACGCCAAGGGATTTAAGGTCTTCGCGGATTTCCGCCATCAGGAAATC encodes:
- a CDS encoding arginine--tRNA ligase; the protein is MTNIFRNVEAQLKATLESLSEEGLLPAGLDLGRMTVEPPRDPSHGDVSTNAAMLLAKQAKKNPREIATLLVERLGASDAVSEASVAGPGFVNLRLPDDVWAKQVRAILENGEDFGNSDLLNGQNINVEYVSANPTGPLHAAHARGAVVGDALATLLDKAGAEVTKEYYINDAGNQVEILGRSTYLRYQEALGHEIGEIPSGMYPGEYLKDVGEALAKRDGDKWLGADEADWLPAMRDFAIDFLMAEIREDLKSLGVDQSVFSSERALVTEGAVQRAFDALVAGGHIYEGILEPPKGKTPDDWEPREQTLFKATEFGDDVDRPLKKSDGGWTYFASDIAYHYDKLQRGCDQQIDVWGADHGGYVKRMQAAIQAISGGKVSFDVILCQIVHMFDNGKPVRMSKRAGTFVTLRDLLDELGPDVVRFAMLTRRHDQQLDFDYARVKEQSRDNPVFYVHYAHARCHSVKRMAAEALPAASLATESILNSDLSRLSSDAEMSLIKLLAAWPRLVEQAAVAREPHRVAFYLYDLASAFHSLWTAGKDDATLRFIVADDEPLTLARLALVEAVAIVIRSGLAVMGVKPVEEM